GGGGCGCGATACCCGTGGAACTGCAAGCAGTAAAAGCCGAAAGACTCTATTTAAAAGTTGCCGAGCAGCTCTCGGGGCTGATCACCAGCGGGTCGATCAAGCCAGGGGAGCGCCTGCCATCGGAACGGGTACTGGCAGAAAAGCTCGGGGTCAGCCGCCCCACCATTCGGGAAGCGATGATTGCCCTGGAAATTTCTGGTGTGATCGAGATCCGCACCGGCTCCGGTATCTACGCCACACAGAAACAGTACCAGCAGGCACAACCGGAAATCGGCGATAAGGGTGTCGGCCCCTTCGAAATTCTGGAAACCCGCTTCATTATCGAGTCGGAAGCCTGCGCACTGGCAGCGGCCCGTATTAGCGGCGAGCAGATCCGCGAGCTCAAAAAAGTGCTCAAGGAGATGGAAGAAGAGGAAAGTCGCGCGGACGCGTCAGAAAAGGCAGACTGGAAGTTCCACAGCATTATCGCCGAGGCCTCCCAGAACACCGCGATCATCGGCATCGTTAACTGGTTGTGGGAACTGCGCAATCAGTCGGAACTCAGCACCGGATTTATGGAGCGGCTGCGCGCGGAAGGTGTTCATCCCTCCATTGAAGACCACCGCAAGATTATTCTGGCGCTGGAACAGCGCAATCCGGAAAAGGCCCGAGCGGCCATGCGCAACCATATTGATAACGCCACTGCAGCAGCGGCAACCTACTTTGAACAGGACCCAGCATAAGCTGGGTATTGACCAGTAGCGCGCCACTGCGATCCGTGCGCTACCGCAGCTCCCTCAACAGCACTGCCAGAGCCGACCTGGCTCCCCCCTCGATCATCAGCGCCAGCTGATTGCGCACCCCAGTGACAAAATACTCGCTTTGCAGTAGCGCGGCAGGCACGATACCAGAGTGCGTCAACAGTGCCGCCACATGGTCGCGCGCTG
This genomic interval from Microbulbifer sp. Q7 contains the following:
- a CDS encoding FadR/GntR family transcriptional regulator, which codes for MELQAVKAERLYLKVAEQLSGLITSGSIKPGERLPSERVLAEKLGVSRPTIREAMIALEISGVIEIRTGSGIYATQKQYQQAQPEIGDKGVGPFEILETRFIIESEACALAAARISGEQIRELKKVLKEMEEEESRADASEKADWKFHSIIAEASQNTAIIGIVNWLWELRNQSELSTGFMERLRAEGVHPSIEDHRKIILALEQRNPEKARAAMRNHIDNATAAAATYFEQDPA